In Anseongella ginsenosidimutans, one genomic interval encodes:
- a CDS encoding peptidylprolyl isomerase, translating to MTKGIIKTEKGDLPVIFYDKDAPGTVENFLKLARSGYYDGTTFHRVIPDFVIQGGDPTGTGAGGPGYSIKCELDGDNQYHDRGVLSMAHRGRDTGGSQFFICHSRNNTAHLDRNHTCFGKVEANLEVIDQIKQGDKILSIEIIEEEA from the coding sequence ATGACCAAAGGAATCATCAAAACGGAAAAAGGCGATTTGCCGGTAATATTTTATGATAAGGACGCACCGGGTACCGTTGAAAATTTCCTGAAGCTTGCACGTTCGGGATACTATGACGGAACCACTTTTCACCGCGTGATCCCCGACTTTGTTATCCAGGGAGGAGATCCGACCGGAACGGGGGCAGGCGGCCCGGGCTATTCCATCAAGTGTGAGCTGGACGGCGACAACCAGTACCATGACAGGGGCGTACTTTCCATGGCACATCGCGGAAGGGATACCGGGGGCTCGCAGTTCTTTATCTGCCACAGCCGGAACAATACCGCACACCTTGACCGCAACCATACTTGTTTTGGAAAAGTGGAGGCAAACCTGGAGGTAATTGACCAGATCAAACAAGGCGATAAAATACTTTCTATAGAGATCATAGAGGAGGAAGCATGA
- a CDS encoding DUF5606 family protein, which yields MNLKGIVSVTGKPGLYKVIGQNKSGFILETLDEARNKLLINPNTRIAALTEITIFGLEDDIRLRDIFEKMGARAKELPVPEPKADNKALKDYFEKISPDHDKDRVYVSDIKKIVSWYGILSSLPLWEEKEEAPEAEQDEDGTE from the coding sequence ATGAATCTGAAAGGAATTGTGTCCGTAACGGGTAAGCCGGGCTTGTATAAGGTGATCGGTCAGAATAAATCAGGATTCATTCTCGAAACGCTGGATGAGGCCAGGAATAAGCTATTAATCAACCCTAATACACGGATTGCCGCGTTAACGGAAATAACCATCTTCGGTTTGGAAGACGACATTCGTTTGCGGGATATTTTTGAAAAGATGGGAGCCCGGGCGAAAGAGCTGCCTGTTCCCGAACCCAAAGCGGATAATAAGGCCCTCAAGGATTATTTTGAGAAAATATCTCCTGATCACGACAAGGATCGGGTATATGTTTCGGATATAAAAAAGATCGTGAGCTGGTACGGGATCTTATCCAGTCTGCCCTTGTGGGAGGAAAAAGAAGAAGCGCCGGAAGCAGAACAAGACGAGGATGGAACCGAGTGA
- a CDS encoding DUF6452 family protein: MIPAFKYTGLGAVLFCLLLSACEESACDTSTRTAIQLKFYSRTTDSIPKDTVITLDLEGIYGIGREDSILFEGASVSLVTLPLPLEGDSCQFVMEFPTQSDTLTLTFDRQLRYISKGCGFVTWFTIRDATITENAVRNISIVEPSVTTSNEENIKLYF; this comes from the coding sequence GTGATACCCGCGTTTAAATATACAGGCCTGGGAGCCGTTCTTTTCTGCTTGCTGCTTAGCGCCTGCGAGGAGAGCGCCTGTGATACCAGTACGCGGACGGCTATCCAGTTAAAGTTTTATTCCCGTACCACCGACAGTATTCCAAAGGATACTGTCATTACCCTGGATCTGGAAGGGATCTATGGCATTGGAAGGGAAGACAGCATCCTGTTCGAAGGGGCTTCGGTTTCTTTAGTTACGCTTCCGCTGCCGCTTGAAGGCGATTCCTGCCAATTCGTAATGGAATTTCCAACCCAAAGCGATACGCTTACGCTTACTTTTGACCGGCAGCTCCGCTATATTTCAAAAGGCTGTGGTTTTGTCACCTGGTTTACCATCAGGGATGCAACCATTACAGAAAACGCCGTCAGGAATATCAGTATCGTTGAACCCTCGGTAACTACGTCGAATGAGGAAAATATTAAGCTGTATTTTTAG
- a CDS encoding DUF6048 family protein — MRKILSCIFSLLLFCGGLSAQDTTATVPADTAGTSEPPKPRRIDTIPWERSGLRVGIDLLKPILSFVNNQPQGAEFSLDYEVKKNYFAVLEAGWQQLELDEVRYNYTTKGMFTRLGVDYNFMKRRQPLSGEMAFVGIRYGFSSFSLQADSVLLTEKYWGDLLTSVPKTTLQGHWAELLLGVKAEISENLFLGWTIRAGFLVAGGVTKREVVPIRVPGYGRTEKKPVFGFTYSVYYRF; from the coding sequence ATGAGGAAAATATTAAGCTGTATTTTTAGCTTGCTCCTGTTCTGCGGAGGGCTTTCCGCGCAGGATACGACGGCTACCGTACCGGCGGATACCGCAGGGACCAGTGAGCCGCCCAAGCCTCGCCGCATAGATACCATTCCCTGGGAGCGGAGCGGCCTGCGGGTGGGCATTGATTTGCTGAAGCCCATTCTTTCTTTTGTGAACAACCAACCCCAGGGAGCGGAGTTCTCTCTTGATTACGAAGTAAAGAAAAACTATTTCGCCGTTCTGGAAGCCGGATGGCAGCAGCTGGAGCTGGATGAAGTACGTTATAATTATACCACGAAAGGCATGTTCACCCGCCTGGGCGTTGACTATAATTTTATGAAACGAAGGCAGCCCTTATCCGGGGAAATGGCCTTTGTTGGCATCCGATATGGATTCAGTTCTTTCAGCCTGCAGGCGGACAGCGTACTGCTTACAGAGAAATACTGGGGCGACCTCCTCACCAGCGTTCCCAAAACTACCTTACAGGGCCATTGGGCGGAGCTGCTCCTGGGTGTAAAGGCGGAGATCTCTGAAAACCTCTTCCTTGGCTGGACCATCCGGGCCGGATTCCTGGTAGCCGGCGGGGTAACAAAGCGGGAAGTGGTACCTATCAGGGTTCCCGGTTACGGCCGGACGGAAAAAAAGCCTGTTTTCGGGTTCACTTATTCTGTTTATTACCGGTTTTAA
- the rlmH gene encoding 23S rRNA (pseudouridine(1915)-N(3))-methyltransferase RlmH has protein sequence MRIKLIQAGKTEEKFLREGVELFEKRLKHYISFQTLTLPALKNTRNLTEQQQKEKEGTALLDSFQPNDRIVLLDEKGKHFSSEEFAAYLNAAMNKSVQQLVFVIGGPYGFSPAVYEKAHEQISLSKMTFSHQMIRLFFTEQLYRAFTILRNEPYHHG, from the coding sequence ATGAGGATCAAACTGATACAGGCCGGCAAAACCGAAGAAAAATTCCTCCGGGAAGGAGTCGAACTGTTTGAAAAGCGGCTGAAGCATTATATCTCTTTTCAAACCCTGACACTTCCCGCTCTGAAAAATACCCGTAATCTCACGGAACAGCAGCAAAAAGAAAAGGAAGGAACTGCCCTGCTGGATAGTTTTCAGCCTAATGACCGGATAGTTTTACTGGACGAAAAAGGAAAGCATTTTTCTTCGGAAGAATTTGCCGCTTACCTGAACGCAGCCATGAATAAGAGCGTACAGCAATTGGTCTTTGTAATCGGCGGGCCTTATGGTTTTTCACCGGCCGTTTATGAAAAGGCTCACGAACAGATCAGCCTCTCCAAAATGACCTTTTCCCATCAAATGATCCGCTTGTTTTTTACCGAACAACTGTACCGGGCATTCACCATTCTCAGGAACGAACCTTATCATCACGGGTAA
- a CDS encoding aconitate hydratase, whose protein sequence is MAFDIAMIKKVYEELPGRIAAARNLVNRPLTLTEKILYAHLSDELPGEAFARGNSYVNFAPDRVAMQDATAQMALLQFMQAGKPRVAVPSTVHCDHLIQAKTGAQEDLNRAIDTNREVYDFLSSVSRKYGIGFWKPGGGIIHQVVLENYAFPGGMMIGTDSHTPNAGGLGMVAIGVGGADACDVMAGMPWELKFPRLIGIKLTGKMNGWTSAKDVILKVAGILTVKGGTGAIIEYFGEGAESLSATGKGTICNMGAEVGATTSIFSYDSRMADYLRATDRADIASLAEGIAEHLTGDPEVYANPENYFDQVIEIDLSELEPHVNGPFTPDLAWPISKLAQVVKEHNWPAKLEVGLIGSCTNSSYEDISRAASVAKQAVSKNLKVRSEYTVTPGSEMVRYTVDRDGFLDIFKEMGGVVLANACGPCIGQWARHSDDPDRKNSIITSFNRNFAKRNDGNPNTHAFVASPEIVTALAIAGDLTFNPITDTLVNENGEQVKLDEPQGIEFPAKGFAVEDNGYVAPAADGSGQEVAVKPDSDRLQLLEGFKPWKGTDLNGLKLLIKAKGKCTTDHISMAGPWLKYRGHLDNISNNMLIGAINFFNEKSDSVKNQLTGEYGPVPAVQRAYKAAGVGTVVVGDENYGEGSSREHAAMEPRHLGVLAILVKSFARIHETNLKKQGMLAITFSDPADYDKVQEDDTIDITGLTDFAPNKQLTVILNHRDGSKDEFPVNHTYNEQQIEWFKAGSALNLIKQKQ, encoded by the coding sequence ATGGCCTTTGACATAGCGATGATTAAAAAGGTATACGAGGAACTTCCCGGCAGGATTGCCGCGGCCAGGAACCTGGTAAACCGACCCCTGACCCTTACTGAAAAGATCCTTTACGCACACCTTTCCGATGAGTTACCCGGCGAAGCGTTTGCAAGGGGCAACTCCTATGTCAATTTCGCTCCCGACCGCGTTGCTATGCAGGACGCTACCGCGCAAATGGCGCTGCTTCAGTTCATGCAGGCCGGCAAGCCGCGGGTGGCCGTACCTTCTACGGTGCATTGCGATCACCTGATCCAGGCTAAAACAGGGGCGCAGGAAGACCTTAACAGGGCCATTGATACCAACAGGGAAGTTTATGATTTCCTTTCTTCGGTTTCCCGGAAATACGGGATCGGATTCTGGAAACCGGGCGGCGGCATCATTCACCAGGTTGTCCTGGAGAATTATGCTTTCCCTGGCGGAATGATGATCGGGACGGACTCCCATACTCCCAACGCGGGAGGCCTGGGCATGGTGGCCATTGGTGTTGGCGGAGCAGACGCCTGCGACGTGATGGCAGGAATGCCCTGGGAACTTAAATTCCCCAGGCTGATCGGCATTAAGCTCACCGGGAAAATGAACGGATGGACTTCCGCCAAAGACGTGATCCTGAAAGTGGCCGGCATTCTCACCGTAAAGGGTGGAACCGGCGCTATTATAGAATATTTCGGAGAAGGCGCAGAATCGCTTTCCGCTACCGGGAAAGGCACCATTTGCAATATGGGCGCGGAAGTAGGCGCCACTACCTCTATTTTCAGCTACGATTCACGTATGGCCGATTACCTGCGCGCCACCGACCGGGCAGACATTGCTTCCCTGGCTGAAGGCATTGCGGAACACCTGACCGGCGATCCCGAGGTATATGCCAATCCGGAAAATTATTTCGACCAGGTGATTGAGATCGACCTTTCGGAATTGGAACCGCATGTCAACGGGCCTTTTACCCCGGATCTTGCCTGGCCTATTTCCAAGCTAGCCCAGGTAGTCAAAGAACATAACTGGCCTGCAAAGCTGGAAGTCGGGCTGATTGGTTCCTGCACCAATTCTTCCTATGAAGATATCAGCCGCGCTGCATCCGTAGCAAAACAGGCCGTAAGTAAAAACCTGAAGGTAAGGTCCGAATATACCGTCACTCCTGGCTCCGAAATGGTGCGTTATACCGTTGACCGGGATGGATTCCTCGATATCTTCAAGGAAATGGGCGGCGTAGTACTGGCCAATGCCTGCGGCCCCTGCATCGGGCAGTGGGCGCGCCACTCAGACGACCCCGATCGCAAGAATTCAATCATTACCTCCTTTAACAGGAATTTTGCCAAAAGGAATGACGGCAATCCGAATACCCACGCTTTCGTAGCTTCCCCTGAAATTGTAACCGCCCTGGCCATTGCCGGCGACCTCACTTTCAATCCAATTACGGATACCCTCGTAAATGAGAATGGAGAACAGGTGAAACTCGACGAGCCGCAGGGCATCGAATTTCCGGCGAAAGGATTCGCGGTGGAAGACAACGGTTACGTGGCGCCTGCCGCCGATGGCAGCGGCCAGGAAGTGGCAGTAAAGCCTGATTCCGACCGTCTGCAGTTACTGGAAGGCTTTAAGCCATGGAAAGGCACGGATCTCAACGGGTTGAAGCTGCTGATCAAGGCAAAAGGCAAATGTACTACGGACCATATTTCTATGGCTGGCCCCTGGTTGAAATATCGCGGGCACCTGGATAATATTTCCAACAATATGCTCATAGGAGCCATTAACTTCTTCAACGAAAAGTCCGACAGCGTAAAAAATCAGCTGACCGGTGAATACGGCCCCGTGCCGGCCGTGCAGCGGGCTTATAAAGCAGCAGGCGTGGGAACGGTAGTAGTTGGCGATGAAAATTACGGCGAAGGCTCTTCCCGTGAACATGCTGCCATGGAACCCCGCCATCTTGGCGTACTGGCGATCCTTGTAAAGTCTTTCGCCCGCATTCACGAGACCAACCTGAAAAAACAGGGTATGCTGGCCATTACGTTCAGCGACCCTGCCGATTATGACAAAGTTCAGGAAGATGATACCATTGATATTACCGGCCTTACTGACTTCGCTCCCAACAAGCAGCTGACCGTGATATTGAATCACCGCGACGGCAGCAAGGACGAGTTTCCTGTAAATCATACATATAATGAGCAGCAGATCGAATGGTTCAAGGCAGGCTCTGCGTTGAACCTGATCAAGCAGAAGCAATAA
- a CDS encoding DUF2752 domain-containing protein, which produces MESILKIALPKRWAKLLFGAGAVIALGLYFAFDPSMAGFFPPCPVKKFTGLECPGCGSQRALHALLHLHFADAFRFNPLAFTAILFLVYDRLAGKGPLRHPHAPWIVLVIVILYWMLRNVSFYPF; this is translated from the coding sequence GTGGAGTCAATTTTAAAAATAGCCCTCCCTAAACGCTGGGCAAAGCTGCTATTTGGCGCCGGCGCGGTAATCGCGTTAGGCCTCTATTTCGCTTTCGACCCTTCCATGGCCGGCTTTTTCCCTCCCTGTCCCGTTAAAAAGTTCACAGGACTGGAATGCCCTGGCTGCGGTTCCCAAAGAGCCCTTCATGCACTGCTGCACCTGCATTTTGCGGATGCATTTCGCTTTAATCCCCTGGCGTTTACTGCAATTCTTTTCCTGGTATATGACCGCCTGGCCGGGAAAGGCCCCCTGCGGCATCCCCATGCGCCCTGGATAGTCCTGGTCATCGTGATTCTCTACTGGATGCTCCGCAACGTTTCCTTTTACCCGTTTTAA
- a CDS encoding CD225/dispanin family protein, with translation MDEINLTNQAPDNPTPPPARPKNWLVESILVTVLCCLPFGIVGIIYAAGVNSKYDAGNYPDALESSRQAGKWTKIGFFVGIAGIVLYVLFFVILGFGAMWSQF, from the coding sequence ATGGACGAGATAAACCTAACTAACCAGGCACCTGATAATCCCACACCTCCGCCCGCCCGCCCAAAAAACTGGCTGGTGGAGTCCATCCTGGTCACGGTGCTTTGCTGTCTTCCATTTGGGATCGTGGGGATCATTTATGCGGCTGGCGTTAACAGCAAGTACGATGCAGGAAATTACCCTGACGCGCTTGAAAGTTCCCGTCAGGCGGGTAAATGGACGAAGATCGGGTTTTTCGTAGGCATTGCCGGTATTGTCCTCTATGTGCTGTTTTTCGTTATTCTCGGATTCGGAGCCATGTGGAGTCAATTTTAA
- a CDS encoding polysaccharide deacetylase family protein, with amino-acid sequence MYLVKTPYLLKKLYPTSLIWNMPRDEKVVYLTFDDGPIPGVTPWVLETLKQYEAKATFFCIGDNVRKHSEIYREVLEEGHAVGNHTFNHLKGWKTPDQVYLENIGKCAGFVKSNLFRPPYGRIKRSQIKELRQAALIPPPGGNIAAPFPANIIMWDVLSGDFDPGLSPEKCLKNVLAYAENGSIVVFHDSIKAEKRLRFALPRALAHWKEKGIQLKKLKF; translated from the coding sequence ATGTACCTGGTAAAAACACCATACCTGTTAAAAAAGCTTTACCCCACTTCGCTCATCTGGAATATGCCGCGGGATGAAAAGGTGGTCTACCTTACCTTTGATGACGGCCCCATCCCAGGGGTAACTCCCTGGGTGCTGGAAACTCTGAAACAATATGAAGCGAAAGCCACCTTTTTTTGTATTGGTGACAACGTCAGAAAGCATTCCGAAATTTACCGGGAAGTATTGGAGGAAGGCCATGCTGTGGGCAACCATACCTTTAACCACCTGAAGGGCTGGAAAACTCCCGACCAGGTTTACCTGGAAAACATCGGCAAATGCGCCGGATTCGTAAAATCAAACCTGTTCCGCCCACCCTACGGCCGCATTAAACGCAGCCAGATCAAGGAACTGCGGCAAGCAGCCCTCATTCCGCCCCCGGGCGGCAATATTGCCGCCCCGTTTCCGGCGAACATCATTATGTGGGACGTCCTCAGCGGCGACTTCGACCCCGGGCTTTCTCCTGAAAAATGCCTCAAAAACGTGTTAGCATATGCCGAAAACGGTTCCATCGTCGTATTTCACGATAGTATAAAAGCAGAAAAAAGACTGCGGTTTGCGCTCCCGCGGGCCCTTGCCCATTGGAAAGAGAAAGGGATACAGCTAAAGAAATTAAAGTTTTGA
- a CDS encoding sensor histidine kinase: MAFERFSISLFLRILGIAAGIGLFCWALMQRQVNGSFRLLLLIIPFLLTLWQCYSLHHYITRVNRKLALFLESIHYSDFSIRFSSDNKLGKSFRDLNRQFNQVLEAFREARAEKEANLKYIDTIVQQINIGVLSFDSSGKVELINPAAFRLLGIYRLRNIAELENSHDGLANLFWRLPSGSKSLYPMSQNLQLSVSATGLRLQGKLIKLVSLQNIHSELQDKELEAWQNLARILRHEIMNSITPIVSLIGTMKEIVENDLQTYRLPENATADLREALQTVENRSRGIMNFVNAYRDYTSLPKPHFSTIRVKDIIHSVTQLMDPDLKQEGIQLRSKVQPGDLEITADGEQLHMVLINLIKNARDALLETPDGVISLKAFRNQQQVILEISDNGPGIEAEAMENIFIPFFTTKKKGSGIGLSLSRQIIQLHGGQLRAHSVADKGSTFSIILEQ; this comes from the coding sequence ATGGCATTTGAGCGCTTCAGCATTTCTCTTTTCCTGCGAATACTGGGTATTGCAGCCGGGATAGGTTTGTTTTGCTGGGCGTTGATGCAGCGCCAGGTAAACGGTTCCTTCCGCCTGCTGCTTTTGATAATACCCTTTCTGTTAACTTTGTGGCAGTGCTACAGCCTTCACCATTATATTACCCGGGTGAACCGCAAACTGGCGCTTTTCCTGGAATCCATCCACTATTCCGATTTCTCCATTCGCTTTTCTTCCGATAATAAACTAGGCAAAAGTTTCCGGGATCTGAACCGGCAATTCAACCAGGTCCTCGAAGCTTTCCGGGAAGCCCGGGCCGAAAAAGAAGCGAACCTAAAATACATTGACACGATTGTCCAGCAAATTAATATCGGGGTATTGTCGTTTGACAGCAGCGGCAAGGTAGAACTTATCAACCCTGCCGCATTCCGGCTGCTGGGGATCTACCGGCTCAGGAATATCGCCGAACTGGAAAATTCACATGACGGGCTGGCCAATTTGTTCTGGCGCCTCCCCTCCGGAAGCAAATCCCTTTATCCTATGTCCCAGAACCTTCAGCTTTCGGTCAGCGCCACAGGACTGCGCCTTCAGGGAAAACTGATCAAACTGGTATCTCTCCAAAATATTCATTCCGAACTTCAGGATAAGGAGCTGGAAGCCTGGCAAAACCTGGCGCGCATCCTCCGTCATGAGATCATGAATTCCATTACCCCTATCGTTTCGCTTATAGGCACCATGAAGGAAATCGTTGAAAATGACCTTCAAACTTATCGACTTCCAGAAAACGCAACGGCGGATCTCCGGGAAGCCCTGCAAACCGTAGAAAACAGGAGCCGGGGCATCATGAACTTTGTAAATGCCTACCGGGACTATACCAGCCTGCCTAAACCGCATTTTTCAACCATTCGCGTAAAGGACATCATTCACTCGGTCACCCAGTTAATGGATCCCGACCTGAAACAGGAAGGCATTCAGCTCAGAAGCAAGGTGCAGCCCGGCGACCTGGAGATCACGGCCGACGGCGAACAGCTGCATATGGTGCTTATTAACCTGATCAAAAACGCCCGGGATGCTCTTTTGGAAACTCCGGATGGCGTCATTTCGCTGAAAGCTTTCCGTAACCAGCAGCAGGTGATCCTTGAAATAAGCGATAACGGCCCCGGAATTGAAGCCGAAGCCATGGAAAATATATTTATCCCGTTTTTCACTACGAAAAAGAAGGGCTCAGGAATCGGGCTCAGTCTTTCCAGGCAGATCATCCAATTGCACGGAGGGCAGTTACGGGCGCATTCCGTCGCGGATAAAGGAAGTACATTCTCTATTATACTTGAACAGTGA
- a CDS encoding sigma-54-dependent transcriptional regulator, with the protein MPHTGTILIIDDDWDVLRAAQLLLKRHFAKVEGERNPQQIPYLLNNNQYDVILLDMNFTRDRSSGKEGFLWLDRILDLNPQAVVILFTAYGDVEMAVRAIKAGAADFVLKPWENDKLLATVRSAMKESVPEPKKEEPGPEDKKDLPSPIIGESPLMQALLETAAKIAGTDANVLILGENGTGKDLLARYIHQLSARSNQPFVPADMGAIPETLFESELFGHVKGAFTDARADRKGRFEEADKGTIFLDEISNLSLPAQAKLLNVLQSRVVVPVGSNKQRSLNVRLICASNRDLEKMVDEGSFRQDLLYRINTIEIQLPPLRERREDIVLLAQHFLEQYRDKYKREVRRLSDSLVSQLMRYPWPGNVRELQHAIERAVILAQSDLLQPEHVFKKNSSFSKDADTGFNLEETERELIRKALREFNGSITEAARKLGLSRAALYRRIEKYGI; encoded by the coding sequence ATGCCGCATACAGGAACTATTTTAATTATCGATGATGATTGGGACGTACTCAGGGCCGCCCAATTGCTTCTAAAAAGACATTTCGCCAAAGTTGAGGGGGAACGCAACCCGCAGCAGATACCTTACCTGCTTAACAATAACCAATACGATGTGATCCTGCTGGACATGAACTTCACCCGCGACCGCAGCAGCGGGAAAGAAGGATTTCTTTGGCTGGACCGCATTCTTGATCTTAATCCCCAGGCTGTGGTCATTCTTTTTACCGCCTATGGCGATGTGGAGATGGCGGTCAGGGCCATAAAAGCAGGAGCGGCGGATTTTGTCCTCAAACCCTGGGAGAACGATAAGCTGCTGGCTACTGTCCGGTCAGCCATGAAAGAATCAGTTCCTGAACCGAAAAAAGAGGAACCCGGGCCGGAAGACAAAAAAGATCTGCCGAGTCCTATAATCGGCGAGAGCCCCCTGATGCAAGCTTTGCTGGAAACGGCGGCAAAAATCGCGGGGACCGATGCGAATGTATTGATCCTGGGAGAAAACGGTACGGGGAAAGACCTGCTGGCCAGGTATATCCATCAGTTATCGGCAAGGAGCAACCAGCCTTTTGTACCGGCTGATATGGGAGCCATTCCCGAAACATTGTTTGAAAGTGAACTGTTCGGACATGTTAAAGGCGCCTTTACTGATGCACGGGCGGACCGCAAGGGACGATTTGAAGAAGCAGACAAAGGCACTATTTTCCTGGACGAAATCAGTAACCTGTCCCTGCCGGCGCAAGCTAAATTATTGAATGTACTGCAAAGCCGGGTGGTGGTACCTGTGGGCTCCAATAAACAGCGGTCGCTGAATGTACGGTTGATTTGCGCCAGCAACCGGGATTTGGAAAAAATGGTGGACGAGGGGAGCTTCCGGCAGGACCTGCTCTACAGGATCAACACGATTGAAATACAGCTTCCGCCTTTACGCGAGCGGCGGGAAGACATCGTACTCCTTGCGCAGCATTTCCTGGAGCAATACCGGGATAAATATAAGCGGGAAGTCCGCCGTCTCAGCGACTCCCTGGTGAGCCAGCTGATGCGCTACCCCTGGCCGGGAAACGTACGGGAATTGCAGCACGCAATCGAACGGGCGGTTATCCTGGCACAATCGGACCTTTTACAGCCGGAGCATGTGTTTAAAAAGAACAGTTCTTTCAGCAAAGACGCCGATACCGGTTTCAACCTGGAAGAAACCGAACGGGAACTGATCAGGAAAGCCCTTCGCGAATTTAACGGGAGCATTACCGAAGCAGCGCGTAAACTAGGGCTGAGCCGGGCCGCATTATACCGGAGAATAGAAAAATATGGCATTTGA